A single Pan troglodytes isolate AG18354 chromosome X, NHGRI_mPanTro3-v2.0_pri, whole genome shotgun sequence DNA region contains:
- the RNF113A gene encoding E3 ubiquitin-protein ligase RNF113A, which translates to MAEQLSPGKAVDQVCTFLFKKPGRKGAAGRRKRPACDPEPGESGSSSDEGCTVVRPEKKRVTHNPMIQKTRDSGKQKAAYGDLSSEEEEENEPESLGVVYKSTRSAKPVGPEDMGATAVYELDTEKERDAQAIFERSQKIQEELRGKEDDKIYRGINNYQKYMKPKDTSMGNASSGMVRKGPIRAPEHLRATVRWDYQPDICKDYKETGFCGFGDSCKFLHDRSDYKHGWQIERELDEGRYGVYEDENYEVGSDDEEIPFKCFICRQSFQNPVVTKCRHYFCESCALQHFRTTPRCYVCDQQTNGVFNPAKELIAKLEKHRATGEGGASDLPEDPDENAIPIT; encoded by the coding sequence ATGGCAGAGCAGCTTTCTCCAGGAAAGGCGGTGGATCAGGTGTGCACCTTCCTTTTCAAAAAGCCTGGGCGGAAAGGGGCTGCTGGACGCAGAAAGCGCCCGGCCTGCGACCCAGAGCCCGGAGAAAGCGGCAGCAGTAGCGACGAAGGCTGCACTGTGGTTCGACCGGAAAAGAAGCGGGTGACCCACAATCCAATGATACAGAAGACCCGTGACAGTGGTAAACAGAAGGCGGCTTACGGCGACTTGAGCAgcgaagaggaagaggaaaatgagCCCGAGAGTCTCGGCGTGGTTTATAAATCCACCCGTTCGGCGAAACCCGTGGGACCAGAGGATATGGGAGCGACAGCTGTCTATGAGCTGGACACAGAGAAAGAGCGCGATGCACAAGCCATCTTTGAGCGCAGCCAGAAGATCCAGGAGGAGCTGAGGGGCAAGGAGGATGACAAGATCTATCGGGGAATCAACAATTATCAGAAATACATGAAGCCCAAGGATACGTCTATGGGCAATGCCTCTTCCGGGATGGTGAGGAAGGGCCCCATCCGAGCGCCCGAGCATCTACGTGCCACCGTGCGCTGGGATTACCAGCCCGACATCTGTAAGGACTACAAAGAGACTGGCTTCTGCGGCTTCGGAGACAGCTGCAAATTCCTCCATGACCGTTCAGATTACAAGCATGGGTGGCAGATCGAACGTGAGCTTGATGAGGGTCGCTATGGTGTCTATGAGGATGAAAACTATGAAGTGGGAAGCGATGATGAGGAAATACCATTCAAGTGTTTCATCTGTCGCCAGAGCTTCCAAAACCCAGTTGTCACCAAGTGCAGGCATTATTTCTGCGAGAGCTGTGCACTGCAGCATTTCCGCACCACCCCGCGCTGCTATGTCTGTGACCAGCAGACCAATGGCGTCTTCAATCCAGCGAAAGAATTGATTGCTAAACTAGAGAAGCATCGAGCTACAGGAGAGGGTGGTGCTTCCGACTTGCCAGAAGACCCCGATGAGAATGCAATTCCCATTACTTAG
- the NDUFA1 gene encoding NADH dehydrogenase [ubiquinone] 1 alpha subcomplex subunit 1: MWFEILPGLSVMGVCLLIPGLATAYIHRFTNGGKEKRVAHFGYHWNLMERDRRISGVDRYYVSKGLENID, from the exons ATGTGGTTCGAGATTCTCCCCGGACTCTCCGTCATGGGCGTGTGCTTGTTGATTCCAGGACTGGCTACTGCGTACATCCACAGGTTCACTAACGGGGGCAAG gaaaaaagggTTGCTCATTTTGGGTATCACTGGAATCTGATGGAAAGAGATAGGCGCATCTCTGGAGTTGATCGTTACTATGTGTCAAAG